One stretch of Ostrinia nubilalis chromosome 11, ilOstNubi1.1, whole genome shotgun sequence DNA includes these proteins:
- the LOC135076193 gene encoding glutamate receptor ionotropic, kainate 2 isoform X4 has protein sequence MRGAKAVFLILFFGHLSALPDTIRIGGLFHPEDDKQEVAFRYAVERVNADRAVLPRAKLLAQVETISPQDSFHASKRVCHLLRSGVAAIFGPQSAPAAAHVQSICDTMELPHLETRWDYRTRRESCLVNLYPHPAALSRAYVDLVRAWGWKSFTIVYENSDGLVRLQELLKAHGPSELPVAVRQLPDSHDYRPLLKQIKNSAESHIVLDCATERIRDVLQQAQQIGMMSDYHSYLITSLDLHSVDLEEFKYGGTNITALRLLDPERADVQRVIRDWVYDEARKGRKLQLGHTSAKTETALMYDAVHLFAKALHDLDTSQQIDVRPLSCEAEDTWPHGYSLINYMKIVEMKGLTGVIKFDHQGFRSDFTLDIIELTRDGLQKAGTWNSSEGVNYTRSYGENQKQIVEILQNKTLIVTTILSAPYCMRKEASEKLTGNAQFEGYAIDLIHEISKILGFNYTFKLAPDGRYGSYNRETKEWDGMIRELLEQRADVAIADLTITYDREQVVDFTMPFMNLGISVLYRKPIKQPPNLFSFLSPLSLDVWIYMATAYLGVSVLLFILARFTPYEWHQTHSPEGEKLENIFSLANCLWFAIGSLMQQSCDFLPKAVSTRMVAGMWWFFTLIMISSYTANLAAFLTVERMDSPIESAEDLAKQTKIKYGALKGGSTAAFFRDSNFSTYQRMWSFMESARPSVFTSSNKEGEERVMRGKGSYAYLMESTTIEYVVERNCDLTQVGGMLDSKGYGIAMPPNSPYRTAISGAVLKLQEEGKLHILKTKWWKEKRGGGSCRDDTSKSSSTANELGLGNVGGVFVVLMGGMGVACVIAVCEFVWKSRKVAVDERASLCSEMASELRSALKCPSGAGSGGTPGNQRDGTGSPYLHYGFSTKSQLH, from the exons ATGAGAGGGGCAAAAGCGGTTTTCCTCATTTTATTTTTCGGCCATCTTTCCGCTCTACCCGACACCATAAGAATAG GTGGGTTATTTCATCCTGAAGATGACAAACAAGAGGTGGCCTTCCGTTATGCGGTTGAGAGGGTGAATGCCGACCGGGCAGTGCTGCCCAGGGCCAAATTGCTAGCCCAAGTGGAAACCATATCGCCGCAAGACAGCTTCCATGCTTCCAAAAGAG TGTGCCACCTCCTACGGAGTGGAGTCGCAGCCATATTTGGCCCACAATCAGCGCCAGCTGCTGCTCACGTCCAGTCCATCTGCGACACCATGGAACTGCCCCACTTGGAGACCAGGTGGGACTACAGGACGAGGAGAGAATCTTGTCTGGTCAACCTCTATCCACACCCTGCAGCGTTAAGTCGG GCCTACGTGGACCTCGTAAGAGCATGGGGATGGAAATCGTTTACCATAGTTTACGAGAACAGCGACGGTTTGGTTCGGCTTCAGGAGCTACTCAAAGCCCACGGGCCTTCCGAATTACCTGTGGCTGTCAGGCAGTTGCCGGATTCACATGATTACAG GCCACttctgaaacaaataaaaaattcaGCGGAATCACATATTGTGCTCGATTGCGCGACGGAAAGGATCAGAGACGTTCTCCAGCAAGCGCAACAGATTGGTATGATGTCCGATTACCATAGCTACCTTATCACCTCCCTG GATCTTCACAGTGTAGACTTGGAGGAGTTCAAATACGGCGGCACGAATATAACTGCGTTGAGATTACTCGATCCTGAGCGAGCTGACGTTCAAAGAGTAATACGGGACTGGGTTTATGACGAGGCTAGGAAGGGCCGTAAACTACAACTGGGACACACTTCAGCCAAG ACAGAAACGGCTCTCATGTATGATGCAGTACATTTGTTCGCGAAGGCTCTGCACGATCTCGATACGTCGCAACAAATCGATGTGAGACCCCTCTCGTGCGAGGCTGAAGACACGTGGCCCCATGGGTATAGTCTCATCAATTACATGAAAATC GTGGAAATGAAAGGCTTAACTGGAGTTATAAAGTTCGACCACCAAGGGTTCAGAAGCGACTTCACTTTGGATATAATTGAACTGACAAGGGACGGTCTACAGAAAGCAGGCACTTGGAACTCATCAGAAGGCGTGAACTACACAAGGTCATACGGAGAAAATCAAAAGCAAATAGTGGAGATACTTCAGAATAAGACCCTTATTGTAACGACAATTTTG AGTGCGCCGTACTGTATGAGAAAAGAGGCAAGCGAGAAGCTGACTGGAAACGCACAGTTCGAGGGCTACGCCATTGATCTCATTCACGAGATATCTAAAATTCTGGGATTCAATTATACATTCAAGTTGGCGCCTGACGGTCGATACGGCTCCTACAACCGAGAGACCAAAGAGTGGGACGGCATGATAAGGGAGCTGTTGGAACAAAGGGCCGATGTTGCTATCGCTGACCTCACCATCACTTACGACAG GGAGCAAGTGGTCGATTTCACGATGCCCTTCATGAATCTTGGCATCTCGGTGCTGTACCGCAAGCCTATTAAGCAACCGCCGAACTTGTTCTCGTTTCTCTCGCCCCTCTCGCTCGACGTTTGGATCTACATGGCTACTGCTTACTTGGGAGTCTCCGTTTTGCTTTTCATACTGGCCAG GTTTACTCCGTACGAGTGGCATCAAACACACTCACCCGAAGGCGAGAAATTGGAAAACATTTTCTCTCTCGCCAACTGTTTATGGTTTGCCATCGGATCTCTCATGCAGCAGAGCTGTGATTTCTTGCCCAA GGCTGTTTCAACAAGAATGGTAGCTGGAATGTGGTGGTTTTTCACCCTGATAATGATCTCGTCGTACACCGCCAACTTGGCGGCGTTCCTCACAGTCGAGAGAATGGACTCCCCCATCGAAAGCGCGGAGGACCTGGCCAAACAAACCAAGATCAAATACGGCGCTCTGAAAGGGGGCTCCACGGCTGCTTTCTTCAGG GACTCAAACTTCTCTACATACCAACGCATGTGGTCTTTCATGGAGTCGGCCCGGCCATCCGTTTTCACAAGCAGTAACAAGGAAGGAGAAGAAAGAGTGATGAGAGGAAAGGGATCCTACGCATACCTGATGGAGTCTACAACAATAGAGTACGTGGTGGAAAGGAACTGCGACCTGACGCAAGTTGGTGGTATGCTCGACTCAAAGGGATATGGAATCGCCATGCCTCCAA ATTCACCCTACCGCACGGCTATAAGTGGAGCAGTTTTAAAATTGCAAGAAGAAGGAAAATTGCACATCCTGAAGACGAAATGGTGGAAAGAAAAGCGTGGTGGAGGGTCTTGTAGA GACGATACATCGAAGTCCTCATCGACGGCCAACGAGCTCGGGCTGGGCAACGTGGGTGGTGTTTTCGTGGTGTTGATGGGCGGCATGGGCGTCGCGTGCGTCATCGCTGTCTGCGAGTTCGTGTGGAAGTCTCGCAAAGTTGCTGTGGATGAACGG GCGTCTCTATGTTCTGAAATGGCTTCAGAGCTGCGTTCTGCTTTGAAATGTCCCAGTGGCGCTGGCAGCGGCGGGACACCGGGCAACCAGCGGGACGGGACGGGCTCCCCGTACCTGCACTACGGGTTTAGCACCAAGAGTCAGCTTCACTAG
- the LOC135076193 gene encoding glutamate receptor ionotropic, kainate 2 isoform X1: MRGAKAVFLILFFGHLSALPDTIRIGGLFHPEDDKQEVAFRYAVERVNADRAVLPRAKLLAQVETISPQDSFHASKRVCHLLRSGVAAIFGPQSAPAAAHVQSICDTMELPHLETRWDYRTRRESCLVNLYPHPAALSRAYVDLVRAWGWKSFTIVYENSDGLVRLQELLKAHGPSELPVAVRQLPDSHDYRPLLKQIKNSAESHIVLDCATERIRDVLQQAQQIGMMSDYHSYLITSLDLHSVDLEEFKYGGTNITALRLLDPERADVQRVIRDWVYDEARKGRKLQLGHTSAKENMTFIKTETALMYDAVHLFAKALHDLDTSQQIDVRPLSCEAEDTWPHGYSLINYMKIVEMKGLTGVIKFDHQGFRSDFTLDIIELTRDGLQKAGTWNSSEGVNYTRSYGENQKQIVEILQNKTLIVTTILSAPYCMRKEASEKLTGNAQFEGYAIDLIHEISKILGFNYTFKLAPDGRYGSYNRETKEWDGMIRELLEQRADVAIADLTITYDREQVVDFTMPFMNLGISVLYRKPIKQPPNLFSFLSPLSLDVWIYMATAYLGVSVLLFILARFSPYEWDTPRNCLDEPPVLENQFTLLNSLWFTIGSLMQQGSDIAPKAVSTRMVAGMWWFFTLIMISSYTANLAAFLTVERMDSPIESAEDLAKQTKIKYGALKGGSTAAFFRDSNFSTYQRMWSFMESARPSVFTSSNKEGEERVMRGKGSYAYLMESTTIEYVVERNCDLTQVGGMLDSKGYGIAMPPNSPYRTAISGAVLKLQEEGKLHILKTKWWKEKRGGGSCRDDTSKSSSTANELGLGNVGGVFVVLMGGMGVACVIAVCEFVWKSRKVAVDERASLCSEMASELRSALKCPSGAGSGGTPGNQRDGTGSPYLHYGFSTKSQLH; encoded by the exons ATGAGAGGGGCAAAAGCGGTTTTCCTCATTTTATTTTTCGGCCATCTTTCCGCTCTACCCGACACCATAAGAATAG GTGGGTTATTTCATCCTGAAGATGACAAACAAGAGGTGGCCTTCCGTTATGCGGTTGAGAGGGTGAATGCCGACCGGGCAGTGCTGCCCAGGGCCAAATTGCTAGCCCAAGTGGAAACCATATCGCCGCAAGACAGCTTCCATGCTTCCAAAAGAG TGTGCCACCTCCTACGGAGTGGAGTCGCAGCCATATTTGGCCCACAATCAGCGCCAGCTGCTGCTCACGTCCAGTCCATCTGCGACACCATGGAACTGCCCCACTTGGAGACCAGGTGGGACTACAGGACGAGGAGAGAATCTTGTCTGGTCAACCTCTATCCACACCCTGCAGCGTTAAGTCGG GCCTACGTGGACCTCGTAAGAGCATGGGGATGGAAATCGTTTACCATAGTTTACGAGAACAGCGACGGTTTGGTTCGGCTTCAGGAGCTACTCAAAGCCCACGGGCCTTCCGAATTACCTGTGGCTGTCAGGCAGTTGCCGGATTCACATGATTACAG GCCACttctgaaacaaataaaaaattcaGCGGAATCACATATTGTGCTCGATTGCGCGACGGAAAGGATCAGAGACGTTCTCCAGCAAGCGCAACAGATTGGTATGATGTCCGATTACCATAGCTACCTTATCACCTCCCTG GATCTTCACAGTGTAGACTTGGAGGAGTTCAAATACGGCGGCACGAATATAACTGCGTTGAGATTACTCGATCCTGAGCGAGCTGACGTTCAAAGAGTAATACGGGACTGGGTTTATGACGAGGCTAGGAAGGGCCGTAAACTACAACTGGGACACACTTCAGCCAAG GAAAATATGACATTTATAAAG ACAGAAACGGCTCTCATGTATGATGCAGTACATTTGTTCGCGAAGGCTCTGCACGATCTCGATACGTCGCAACAAATCGATGTGAGACCCCTCTCGTGCGAGGCTGAAGACACGTGGCCCCATGGGTATAGTCTCATCAATTACATGAAAATC GTGGAAATGAAAGGCTTAACTGGAGTTATAAAGTTCGACCACCAAGGGTTCAGAAGCGACTTCACTTTGGATATAATTGAACTGACAAGGGACGGTCTACAGAAAGCAGGCACTTGGAACTCATCAGAAGGCGTGAACTACACAAGGTCATACGGAGAAAATCAAAAGCAAATAGTGGAGATACTTCAGAATAAGACCCTTATTGTAACGACAATTTTG AGTGCGCCGTACTGTATGAGAAAAGAGGCAAGCGAGAAGCTGACTGGAAACGCACAGTTCGAGGGCTACGCCATTGATCTCATTCACGAGATATCTAAAATTCTGGGATTCAATTATACATTCAAGTTGGCGCCTGACGGTCGATACGGCTCCTACAACCGAGAGACCAAAGAGTGGGACGGCATGATAAGGGAGCTGTTGGAACAAAGGGCCGATGTTGCTATCGCTGACCTCACCATCACTTACGACAG GGAGCAAGTGGTCGATTTCACGATGCCCTTCATGAATCTTGGCATCTCGGTGCTGTACCGCAAGCCTATTAAGCAACCGCCGAACTTGTTCTCGTTTCTCTCGCCCCTCTCGCTCGACGTTTGGATCTACATGGCTACTGCTTACTTGGGAGTCTCCGTTTTGCTTTTCATACTGGCCAG GTTCAGTCCGTACGAGTGGGACACCCCAAGGAACTGTCTAGACGAGCCGCCGGTGCTGGAGAATCAGTTCACTCTGTTGAACTCGCTGTGGTTCACTATCGGATCCTTGATGCAGCAAGGTTCGGATATCGCACCGAA GGCTGTTTCAACAAGAATGGTAGCTGGAATGTGGTGGTTTTTCACCCTGATAATGATCTCGTCGTACACCGCCAACTTGGCGGCGTTCCTCACAGTCGAGAGAATGGACTCCCCCATCGAAAGCGCGGAGGACCTGGCCAAACAAACCAAGATCAAATACGGCGCTCTGAAAGGGGGCTCCACGGCTGCTTTCTTCAGG GACTCAAACTTCTCTACATACCAACGCATGTGGTCTTTCATGGAGTCGGCCCGGCCATCCGTTTTCACAAGCAGTAACAAGGAAGGAGAAGAAAGAGTGATGAGAGGAAAGGGATCCTACGCATACCTGATGGAGTCTACAACAATAGAGTACGTGGTGGAAAGGAACTGCGACCTGACGCAAGTTGGTGGTATGCTCGACTCAAAGGGATATGGAATCGCCATGCCTCCAA ATTCACCCTACCGCACGGCTATAAGTGGAGCAGTTTTAAAATTGCAAGAAGAAGGAAAATTGCACATCCTGAAGACGAAATGGTGGAAAGAAAAGCGTGGTGGAGGGTCTTGTAGA GACGATACATCGAAGTCCTCATCGACGGCCAACGAGCTCGGGCTGGGCAACGTGGGTGGTGTTTTCGTGGTGTTGATGGGCGGCATGGGCGTCGCGTGCGTCATCGCTGTCTGCGAGTTCGTGTGGAAGTCTCGCAAAGTTGCTGTGGATGAACGG GCGTCTCTATGTTCTGAAATGGCTTCAGAGCTGCGTTCTGCTTTGAAATGTCCCAGTGGCGCTGGCAGCGGCGGGACACCGGGCAACCAGCGGGACGGGACGGGCTCCCCGTACCTGCACTACGGGTTTAGCACCAAGAGTCAGCTTCACTAG
- the LOC135076193 gene encoding glutamate receptor ionotropic, kainate 2 isoform X3, protein MRGAKAVFLILFFGHLSALPDTIRIGGLFHPEDDKQEVAFRYAVERVNADRAVLPRAKLLAQVETISPQDSFHASKRVCHLLRSGVAAIFGPQSAPAAAHVQSICDTMELPHLETRWDYRTRRESCLVNLYPHPAALSRAYVDLVRAWGWKSFTIVYENSDGLVRLQELLKAHGPSELPVAVRQLPDSHDYRPLLKQIKNSAESHIVLDCATERIRDVLQQAQQIGMMSDYHSYLITSLDLHSVDLEEFKYGGTNITALRLLDPERADVQRVIRDWVYDEARKGRKLQLGHTSAKTETALMYDAVHLFAKALHDLDTSQQIDVRPLSCEAEDTWPHGYSLINYMKIVEMKGLTGVIKFDHQGFRSDFTLDIIELTRDGLQKAGTWNSSEGVNYTRSYGENQKQIVEILQNKTLIVTTILSAPYCMRKEASEKLTGNAQFEGYAIDLIHEISKILGFNYTFKLAPDGRYGSYNRETKEWDGMIRELLEQRADVAIADLTITYDREQVVDFTMPFMNLGISVLYRKPIKQPPNLFSFLSPLSLDVWIYMATAYLGVSVLLFILARFSPYEWDTPRNCLDEPPVLENQFTLLNSLWFTIGSLMQQGSDIAPKAVSTRMVAGMWWFFTLIMISSYTANLAAFLTVERMDSPIESAEDLAKQTKIKYGALKGGSTAAFFRDSNFSTYQRMWSFMESARPSVFTSSNKEGEERVMRGKGSYAYLMESTTIEYVVERNCDLTQVGGMLDSKGYGIAMPPNSPYRTAISGAVLKLQEEGKLHILKTKWWKEKRGGGSCRDDTSKSSSTANELGLGNVGGVFVVLMGGMGVACVIAVCEFVWKSRKVAVDERASLCSEMASELRSALKCPSGAGSGGTPGNQRDGTGSPYLHYGFSTKSQLH, encoded by the exons ATGAGAGGGGCAAAAGCGGTTTTCCTCATTTTATTTTTCGGCCATCTTTCCGCTCTACCCGACACCATAAGAATAG GTGGGTTATTTCATCCTGAAGATGACAAACAAGAGGTGGCCTTCCGTTATGCGGTTGAGAGGGTGAATGCCGACCGGGCAGTGCTGCCCAGGGCCAAATTGCTAGCCCAAGTGGAAACCATATCGCCGCAAGACAGCTTCCATGCTTCCAAAAGAG TGTGCCACCTCCTACGGAGTGGAGTCGCAGCCATATTTGGCCCACAATCAGCGCCAGCTGCTGCTCACGTCCAGTCCATCTGCGACACCATGGAACTGCCCCACTTGGAGACCAGGTGGGACTACAGGACGAGGAGAGAATCTTGTCTGGTCAACCTCTATCCACACCCTGCAGCGTTAAGTCGG GCCTACGTGGACCTCGTAAGAGCATGGGGATGGAAATCGTTTACCATAGTTTACGAGAACAGCGACGGTTTGGTTCGGCTTCAGGAGCTACTCAAAGCCCACGGGCCTTCCGAATTACCTGTGGCTGTCAGGCAGTTGCCGGATTCACATGATTACAG GCCACttctgaaacaaataaaaaattcaGCGGAATCACATATTGTGCTCGATTGCGCGACGGAAAGGATCAGAGACGTTCTCCAGCAAGCGCAACAGATTGGTATGATGTCCGATTACCATAGCTACCTTATCACCTCCCTG GATCTTCACAGTGTAGACTTGGAGGAGTTCAAATACGGCGGCACGAATATAACTGCGTTGAGATTACTCGATCCTGAGCGAGCTGACGTTCAAAGAGTAATACGGGACTGGGTTTATGACGAGGCTAGGAAGGGCCGTAAACTACAACTGGGACACACTTCAGCCAAG ACAGAAACGGCTCTCATGTATGATGCAGTACATTTGTTCGCGAAGGCTCTGCACGATCTCGATACGTCGCAACAAATCGATGTGAGACCCCTCTCGTGCGAGGCTGAAGACACGTGGCCCCATGGGTATAGTCTCATCAATTACATGAAAATC GTGGAAATGAAAGGCTTAACTGGAGTTATAAAGTTCGACCACCAAGGGTTCAGAAGCGACTTCACTTTGGATATAATTGAACTGACAAGGGACGGTCTACAGAAAGCAGGCACTTGGAACTCATCAGAAGGCGTGAACTACACAAGGTCATACGGAGAAAATCAAAAGCAAATAGTGGAGATACTTCAGAATAAGACCCTTATTGTAACGACAATTTTG AGTGCGCCGTACTGTATGAGAAAAGAGGCAAGCGAGAAGCTGACTGGAAACGCACAGTTCGAGGGCTACGCCATTGATCTCATTCACGAGATATCTAAAATTCTGGGATTCAATTATACATTCAAGTTGGCGCCTGACGGTCGATACGGCTCCTACAACCGAGAGACCAAAGAGTGGGACGGCATGATAAGGGAGCTGTTGGAACAAAGGGCCGATGTTGCTATCGCTGACCTCACCATCACTTACGACAG GGAGCAAGTGGTCGATTTCACGATGCCCTTCATGAATCTTGGCATCTCGGTGCTGTACCGCAAGCCTATTAAGCAACCGCCGAACTTGTTCTCGTTTCTCTCGCCCCTCTCGCTCGACGTTTGGATCTACATGGCTACTGCTTACTTGGGAGTCTCCGTTTTGCTTTTCATACTGGCCAG GTTCAGTCCGTACGAGTGGGACACCCCAAGGAACTGTCTAGACGAGCCGCCGGTGCTGGAGAATCAGTTCACTCTGTTGAACTCGCTGTGGTTCACTATCGGATCCTTGATGCAGCAAGGTTCGGATATCGCACCGAA GGCTGTTTCAACAAGAATGGTAGCTGGAATGTGGTGGTTTTTCACCCTGATAATGATCTCGTCGTACACCGCCAACTTGGCGGCGTTCCTCACAGTCGAGAGAATGGACTCCCCCATCGAAAGCGCGGAGGACCTGGCCAAACAAACCAAGATCAAATACGGCGCTCTGAAAGGGGGCTCCACGGCTGCTTTCTTCAGG GACTCAAACTTCTCTACATACCAACGCATGTGGTCTTTCATGGAGTCGGCCCGGCCATCCGTTTTCACAAGCAGTAACAAGGAAGGAGAAGAAAGAGTGATGAGAGGAAAGGGATCCTACGCATACCTGATGGAGTCTACAACAATAGAGTACGTGGTGGAAAGGAACTGCGACCTGACGCAAGTTGGTGGTATGCTCGACTCAAAGGGATATGGAATCGCCATGCCTCCAA ATTCACCCTACCGCACGGCTATAAGTGGAGCAGTTTTAAAATTGCAAGAAGAAGGAAAATTGCACATCCTGAAGACGAAATGGTGGAAAGAAAAGCGTGGTGGAGGGTCTTGTAGA GACGATACATCGAAGTCCTCATCGACGGCCAACGAGCTCGGGCTGGGCAACGTGGGTGGTGTTTTCGTGGTGTTGATGGGCGGCATGGGCGTCGCGTGCGTCATCGCTGTCTGCGAGTTCGTGTGGAAGTCTCGCAAAGTTGCTGTGGATGAACGG GCGTCTCTATGTTCTGAAATGGCTTCAGAGCTGCGTTCTGCTTTGAAATGTCCCAGTGGCGCTGGCAGCGGCGGGACACCGGGCAACCAGCGGGACGGGACGGGCTCCCCGTACCTGCACTACGGGTTTAGCACCAAGAGTCAGCTTCACTAG
- the LOC135076193 gene encoding glutamate receptor ionotropic, kainate 2 isoform X2 — protein MRGAKAVFLILFFGHLSALPDTIRIGGLFHPEDDKQEVAFRYAVERVNADRAVLPRAKLLAQVETISPQDSFHASKRVCHLLRSGVAAIFGPQSAPAAAHVQSICDTMELPHLETRWDYRTRRESCLVNLYPHPAALSRAYVDLVRAWGWKSFTIVYENSDGLVRLQELLKAHGPSELPVAVRQLPDSHDYRPLLKQIKNSAESHIVLDCATERIRDVLQQAQQIGMMSDYHSYLITSLDLHSVDLEEFKYGGTNITALRLLDPERADVQRVIRDWVYDEARKGRKLQLGHTSAKENMTFIKTETALMYDAVHLFAKALHDLDTSQQIDVRPLSCEAEDTWPHGYSLINYMKIVEMKGLTGVIKFDHQGFRSDFTLDIIELTRDGLQKAGTWNSSEGVNYTRSYGENQKQIVEILQNKTLIVTTILSAPYCMRKEASEKLTGNAQFEGYAIDLIHEISKILGFNYTFKLAPDGRYGSYNRETKEWDGMIRELLEQRADVAIADLTITYDREQVVDFTMPFMNLGISVLYRKPIKQPPNLFSFLSPLSLDVWIYMATAYLGVSVLLFILARFTPYEWHQTHSPEGEKLENIFSLANCLWFAIGSLMQQSCDFLPKAVSTRMVAGMWWFFTLIMISSYTANLAAFLTVERMDSPIESAEDLAKQTKIKYGALKGGSTAAFFRDSNFSTYQRMWSFMESARPSVFTSSNKEGEERVMRGKGSYAYLMESTTIEYVVERNCDLTQVGGMLDSKGYGIAMPPNSPYRTAISGAVLKLQEEGKLHILKTKWWKEKRGGGSCRDDTSKSSSTANELGLGNVGGVFVVLMGGMGVACVIAVCEFVWKSRKVAVDERASLCSEMASELRSALKCPSGAGSGGTPGNQRDGTGSPYLHYGFSTKSQLH, from the exons ATGAGAGGGGCAAAAGCGGTTTTCCTCATTTTATTTTTCGGCCATCTTTCCGCTCTACCCGACACCATAAGAATAG GTGGGTTATTTCATCCTGAAGATGACAAACAAGAGGTGGCCTTCCGTTATGCGGTTGAGAGGGTGAATGCCGACCGGGCAGTGCTGCCCAGGGCCAAATTGCTAGCCCAAGTGGAAACCATATCGCCGCAAGACAGCTTCCATGCTTCCAAAAGAG TGTGCCACCTCCTACGGAGTGGAGTCGCAGCCATATTTGGCCCACAATCAGCGCCAGCTGCTGCTCACGTCCAGTCCATCTGCGACACCATGGAACTGCCCCACTTGGAGACCAGGTGGGACTACAGGACGAGGAGAGAATCTTGTCTGGTCAACCTCTATCCACACCCTGCAGCGTTAAGTCGG GCCTACGTGGACCTCGTAAGAGCATGGGGATGGAAATCGTTTACCATAGTTTACGAGAACAGCGACGGTTTGGTTCGGCTTCAGGAGCTACTCAAAGCCCACGGGCCTTCCGAATTACCTGTGGCTGTCAGGCAGTTGCCGGATTCACATGATTACAG GCCACttctgaaacaaataaaaaattcaGCGGAATCACATATTGTGCTCGATTGCGCGACGGAAAGGATCAGAGACGTTCTCCAGCAAGCGCAACAGATTGGTATGATGTCCGATTACCATAGCTACCTTATCACCTCCCTG GATCTTCACAGTGTAGACTTGGAGGAGTTCAAATACGGCGGCACGAATATAACTGCGTTGAGATTACTCGATCCTGAGCGAGCTGACGTTCAAAGAGTAATACGGGACTGGGTTTATGACGAGGCTAGGAAGGGCCGTAAACTACAACTGGGACACACTTCAGCCAAG GAAAATATGACATTTATAAAG ACAGAAACGGCTCTCATGTATGATGCAGTACATTTGTTCGCGAAGGCTCTGCACGATCTCGATACGTCGCAACAAATCGATGTGAGACCCCTCTCGTGCGAGGCTGAAGACACGTGGCCCCATGGGTATAGTCTCATCAATTACATGAAAATC GTGGAAATGAAAGGCTTAACTGGAGTTATAAAGTTCGACCACCAAGGGTTCAGAAGCGACTTCACTTTGGATATAATTGAACTGACAAGGGACGGTCTACAGAAAGCAGGCACTTGGAACTCATCAGAAGGCGTGAACTACACAAGGTCATACGGAGAAAATCAAAAGCAAATAGTGGAGATACTTCAGAATAAGACCCTTATTGTAACGACAATTTTG AGTGCGCCGTACTGTATGAGAAAAGAGGCAAGCGAGAAGCTGACTGGAAACGCACAGTTCGAGGGCTACGCCATTGATCTCATTCACGAGATATCTAAAATTCTGGGATTCAATTATACATTCAAGTTGGCGCCTGACGGTCGATACGGCTCCTACAACCGAGAGACCAAAGAGTGGGACGGCATGATAAGGGAGCTGTTGGAACAAAGGGCCGATGTTGCTATCGCTGACCTCACCATCACTTACGACAG GGAGCAAGTGGTCGATTTCACGATGCCCTTCATGAATCTTGGCATCTCGGTGCTGTACCGCAAGCCTATTAAGCAACCGCCGAACTTGTTCTCGTTTCTCTCGCCCCTCTCGCTCGACGTTTGGATCTACATGGCTACTGCTTACTTGGGAGTCTCCGTTTTGCTTTTCATACTGGCCAG GTTTACTCCGTACGAGTGGCATCAAACACACTCACCCGAAGGCGAGAAATTGGAAAACATTTTCTCTCTCGCCAACTGTTTATGGTTTGCCATCGGATCTCTCATGCAGCAGAGCTGTGATTTCTTGCCCAA GGCTGTTTCAACAAGAATGGTAGCTGGAATGTGGTGGTTTTTCACCCTGATAATGATCTCGTCGTACACCGCCAACTTGGCGGCGTTCCTCACAGTCGAGAGAATGGACTCCCCCATCGAAAGCGCGGAGGACCTGGCCAAACAAACCAAGATCAAATACGGCGCTCTGAAAGGGGGCTCCACGGCTGCTTTCTTCAGG GACTCAAACTTCTCTACATACCAACGCATGTGGTCTTTCATGGAGTCGGCCCGGCCATCCGTTTTCACAAGCAGTAACAAGGAAGGAGAAGAAAGAGTGATGAGAGGAAAGGGATCCTACGCATACCTGATGGAGTCTACAACAATAGAGTACGTGGTGGAAAGGAACTGCGACCTGACGCAAGTTGGTGGTATGCTCGACTCAAAGGGATATGGAATCGCCATGCCTCCAA ATTCACCCTACCGCACGGCTATAAGTGGAGCAGTTTTAAAATTGCAAGAAGAAGGAAAATTGCACATCCTGAAGACGAAATGGTGGAAAGAAAAGCGTGGTGGAGGGTCTTGTAGA GACGATACATCGAAGTCCTCATCGACGGCCAACGAGCTCGGGCTGGGCAACGTGGGTGGTGTTTTCGTGGTGTTGATGGGCGGCATGGGCGTCGCGTGCGTCATCGCTGTCTGCGAGTTCGTGTGGAAGTCTCGCAAAGTTGCTGTGGATGAACGG GCGTCTCTATGTTCTGAAATGGCTTCAGAGCTGCGTTCTGCTTTGAAATGTCCCAGTGGCGCTGGCAGCGGCGGGACACCGGGCAACCAGCGGGACGGGACGGGCTCCCCGTACCTGCACTACGGGTTTAGCACCAAGAGTCAGCTTCACTAG